In Flavobacterium cerinum, one genomic interval encodes:
- a CDS encoding HesA/MoeB/ThiF family protein, with amino-acid sequence MITIQDFLRYNRQMMLPEIGESGQQKLKEAKVLIIGAGGLGCPILQYLATAGIGTIGIVDFDLVEIHNLHRQILYREADLNQPKAMIATNITRQLNPEIKVITYNEKLTANNAASVIQDFDVIIDGCDNFTTRYLVNDTCVNLKKPLIYGSILKFEGQIAVFNHNKGKQLRDLFPEPPNPEDVPNCSLNGVMGTLPGIIGTMMAHETLKLIIGLPVLHNELVLFNTLSWQFTKLNF; translated from the coding sequence ATGATTACAATACAGGATTTTTTACGTTATAACCGACAGATGATGCTACCCGAAATCGGTGAATCCGGTCAGCAAAAATTAAAAGAGGCAAAAGTTTTAATAATAGGAGCCGGAGGTTTGGGTTGTCCGATACTCCAATATCTCGCTACAGCCGGTATTGGTACTATCGGCATAGTTGACTTTGATCTTGTGGAAATACACAACCTACACCGTCAGATTTTATACCGGGAAGCTGATTTAAATCAGCCGAAAGCGATGATTGCAACTAACATTACCCGGCAACTCAATCCGGAAATTAAAGTCATAACCTATAATGAAAAGCTAACCGCTAACAACGCCGCTTCCGTTATTCAGGATTTTGATGTGATTATAGACGGTTGTGATAACTTTACTACTCGTTATCTGGTAAACGACACTTGTGTCAATCTTAAAAAACCTTTGATTTACGGCAGTATTTTAAAATTTGAAGGACAAATTGCTGTTTTCAATCACAACAAAGGCAAGCAATTACGGGACTTATTTCCCGAACCACCCAATCCCGAAGACGTACCTAATTGCAGTTTAAATGGCGTTATGGGAACTTTACCGGGAATCATCGGAACTATGATGGCACATGAAACGCTAAAACTAATTATAGGACTACCGGTTTTACATAACGAACTGGTACTTTTTAATACGCTATCGTGGCAGTTTACGAAACTGAACTTCTGA